The Salicibibacter halophilus DNA window AAGCGGCCTTCTTCTATGTTAATAAGACTTGTTCCAATTCCCGGACAAGCATAACCCCTTCTCGGATGTACACCTGCTCAATGTAGGCATCTTTTTCTTCTGATGATGAGAATTGATTCCATAAAGCACTGTACGCCGTAATCCCCTCATGGTCAAGTCCTGATTGATATCGGTGGGACAATAGGAATGGCGTCCCCAACACTATCGTTGCGTTCCCGTTGCCTATTCCTCCAACCGCCGCTGAAAATGGGATACGCAAAAAATGATAACCGTTGTCATCGACCATTTGATAATCCATGTACGCGCGATCGTAATCCCATCCGCCCCCAAACGTAAAACCGAGCGGTTCCAACTTTTGCTCCAAATCTTTCAATGGCATTTGTGAGCCGCTGATTTGTGATCGCAATTCCAACATAACCACGGCCTCCTATGAAACATTTCGCATTTCGCGGAAGGGCTAAGTGAACAGAAAAGAGAAACGCACACCTAAGACTCCTCCGCACCTTTCGTTACTATCTCTCGAAATACTGATTTCATGCAAATCATAAGAGGCAATTTCCACCATTTTTGGCTACTCCCATTCGTTCAAGCGTTCTTCCAACTCGATGCGGCGTTTAGCGTGACCAGGTTTGCCCAAAAGGGCATACATATTCTGCTTATAGCTCTCCACTCCCGGTTGATCAAACGGATTTACACCAAGCAAATAGCCGCTTAAAGCACATGCTTTTTCAAAAAAATAAATCAACGCACCCATTGAGAAAGCATTCAACTGTTCCATTTCAAGTATCAGATTAGGCACTGATCCGTCCGTATGCGCCAGCATCGTCCCTTGATATGCTTTTTTATTGATGGCATCAAGATGCTCGCCGGCAAGAAAATCGAGTCCGTCTTCGTCGCCATCCGATCGGGGAATTTGTATTTTATTCCGGCTTTTTCCAATATATAAGACAGTCTCGAATAAATGACGACGACCTTCCTGAACGTATTGGCCCATCGAATGAAGATCGGACGTGAAGGCTACCGAAGCAGGAAAAAGTCCTTTGCCGTCTTTCCCTTCACTTTCGCCGTACAACTGTTTCCACCACCCAGAGAAATCCGTAAGTTTCGGCTCGTAGGTGGACAACAATTCAATTTGTTTTCCTTTTTGGTACATGAGATAGCGAAAAGCTGCATATTGATAAGCCTGATTATGGCTTAAACGCTCTTCGGTGTATTCATAGCTCGCTTCCCGCGCACCCGCGAGCAGATCACGGATCGATATACCTCCCACAGCAATCGGGAGTAAACCTACCGGTGTAAGCACGGAGTAGCGCCCGCCTACATCGTCGGGAACGACGAACGTTTCATATCCTTCTGCATTTGCCATCGTTTTAAGCGCGCCTTTTTCCCGGTCGGTTGTAGCGATGATTCGTTTTTTGGCTTCTCCTTTCCCATACGTTTTTTCCATCCACGTTTTCACAATGCGGAACGCAATCGCAGGTTCCGTCGTCGTTCCCGATTTGGATATGACGTTTACGTAGACATTTTTGCCTGCCAGCGCCTCAAGAAGTTCAGCCGTATAGTCAGATCCAAAATGCTCTCCGAGGAAAAGAATATCCGGGCCGTTTTTCTTTTTCGGTTGCAAAAAAGAATGAAAAGAATGGCTTAAGCCTGATATCACGGCTTTCGCTCCCAGAGATGAACCTCCGATGCCGATGACAATAAACACATCTGCATGTTCACAAATGCCTGCGGCCGTTTTTTCGATCCGCTCAAGCTCCTCATGGTCTCCCTTGTCAGGTAAATCCATCCATCCGAGAAAATCCGCTCCCGCGCCATTTCCTGTATGTAAACGCCGGTGCGCTTCAGAAACCGCTGGCCGTAGCTGGTCCCATTCATGATCAGCCACAAACGGCGCAATATAATTTAAATTCAGTGACACAGGTGATGACATTAAAAATTCTCCCTCCTGAACAAAATATTTCTTGTTTCTTCATACATAATACAAACCTCCCTCCCTCATACTACCAACAGGTACATGTTAGGGAGGTGAAAAAATGAGCGGCTTACAACGCACGGCTCTCATTATAGCAATTATTGGCGCGGTTAACTGGGGTTTGATCGGATTCTTTGGTTTCGACTTAGTTGCAGCGATTTTCGGCGGCCAAGGCGCGGTGTTTGCACGAGTCATCTACGCCATCGTCGGGCTCGCCGGGCTCTATTGTATTTCCCTTCTTTTTCTCCCTCAAGAACAAACGCAGCAAAGTCCCGAACCACAAAGGTGATCCCCATGAAAAAACCCGGACGCTATTGATGTCCGGGTCTAATTTATTTTCTGGTTGGAAGCATCATTTACGTGCACGTTTGTTAAGATCGGCATGAATTTCATTGGACTCTTTCAACCAATCTTTGAGTTTATCTTCCAAGGTGTTAAATCCTTGATTTTTGTTTTCTTGCTTTTTCGGTCCACGTCCGCCGCCGCGTCGAGCTTCGCCGCTTTCCGGTGCGGGTTGGGTGGCGCGTATGGACAGGGAAATCTTCCCGGAATCAGAATCTACGGACTTTACCTTCACTTTAACTTCCTCTCCGACGGCAAGCACATCATTAATATCTTTCACGTAACCATGGGCTACTTCGGAAATATGAACAAGTCCTTGGTTTTTATCATCAAGCGCAACAAAAGCTCCGAATGGTTTAACACCCGTCACTTTGCCCTCTACAATGCTGCCAACTTCGTACTCTGCTACAGACATTCAAACATCCCCTAAACATTTATTAACGCATAAATCATACCACATGTTCACCTTTCAGGCAAAGAAAACTTCAAGATCTAGAGTGGTAATTCTGCATGATCCCGACTTTGCTCCGCCCTCGATATCACCGCAACAAGTTATGGATGCTGTAACGTTATCACCAGCAGAACAAATCACAGAAGAAAGCTTGACATCCTTTCTTCGTCTAAATAATGTGTACTTAACTGATTTATTTAAGAAAGGAGCTGTTCAGATAAGATGGCCACAGATCGTTGGACATCACGTATTGGATTTATTTTAGCTGCAGCAGGATCGGCTATTGGGTTAGGAACCGTTTGGCGTCTTCCCTATGTCGCGGGCACAGAGGGCGGCGGTGCTTTTTTCCTCATCTTTCTTGTGCTTTTGTTGACAGTGGGAACGGCATTGCTGCTTGCCGAATTCGTACTCGGCCGGCATACACAGGAAGGGGCGATTCGCGCCTATAAGCACGTTGCTCCCAAAGGTCAATGGCAATGGATCGGGATTTTGGGGATGGTTGCAGCCTTCTTGCTCTTATCTTTTTATAGCGTTGTCGGAGGTTGGATCATCGCTTACCTGGTGCGAAGTTTTGGCGGTCAAGTGACCAATCCTCCTGACGGAGATTACACAGCCCTATTCGAAACAATTACCGCCAACCCTTGGGAAGTGGGCATAGCCCACCTTGCCTTTATGATTATGACGATTCTCGTCGTTCAACAAGGGGTTCGAAAAGGAATTGAAAAAGCCAGCGTTTACATGATGCCGGCGTTGTTTATTCTTTTCGCCGTGCTCGTCGTTCGCTCCCTCACGCTTGACGGTGCTTGGGAAGGCGTCGTTTTCTTTTTGCAACCTGACTTATCAGCCGTGACCGGCGAAACGCTGCTTACAGCCCTTGGCCAAGCATTCTTTTCTCTTAGCCTCGGCGTTTCTGTCATGGTAACCTACAGTTCTTATTTAGGTAAAAGTGAAAACCTGCCGCGGTCCGCCTGGTCGGTGGTGTTGCTCACGATTCTCATCGCTTTTATGGCTGGACTCGTAATCTTTCCGGGCGTATTCGCGTTTGATTTGCAGCCGGACGAAGGGCCGGAACTAATCTTCACCATTTTACCGGCAGTATTCGGGGAAATGGCTTTCGGGTCTCTCTTTTTCACACTCTTTATGATTTTAATGCTGTTTGCCACATTGACGTCTGCTTTTTCCCTCGTGGAAATCATCGTCAAACCTTTGATTCGAGGCAAAGAGGAAAAGCGTGTTAAAATGACATGGATTGTCGGGTTGCTCATTTTTGCAATGGGAATTCCGTCGAATCTTTCTTTTGGCGTTCTTGCAGATTGGGACGTGTTTGGGGACATCTTTTTTAATCAAGTCGATTACCTGGTCAGCAATATTTTACTGCCTACCGGCGCGTTTCTCATCTCGGTATTTGTTTCCTGGAGAGTTCGCAAAGAAGATTTGCAGGAAGAAATGCTGCGTGGAAGTAACAGAGGAATTGGATTTTTTAACACTTGGTTATTTACAAGTCGTTATATCGTGCCGATAGCCATTTTGGTTGTTTTTATCTCCATGATTTAAATGCCCATTCCAGCGTTTAACATGGTATAATGGTATTTGGAAAACGAACGGAGGTGTCGTAAGACAGTGGGGAAAAGACTCGGACTTTTTATTTTAACGAATATACTCGTCCTGACGACGGTGGCCATCGCTTGGTCGTTGATTACAACGTTTACGAATATCGATGGCTCTTTTCAGTCCAGCGACGGCGTTTTGGGAATAAATGTGCTCTCCTTATTGATTTTTAGTTTATTGCTCGGTTTTGGCGGTTCATTGTTCTCCTTGGCCATTTCACGTTGGGTCGCGAAAAAAATGATGCGCGTAAAAGTATTGGACCCTGAAAAAAACCTGAACCGGGCGGAACGTGCCATCGTTGAAAAAGTACATCGAATGGCGAGAGCCGCGGGGCTTGTTCATATGCCTGAGGTTGGGGTTTATCAATCAAAAGAAGTAAATGCTTTCGCGACCGGTCCGTCGAAAAAACGGTCCCTCGTTGCAGTATCCTCCGGATTATTGCAAGAAATGGATGAAGATGCCGTGGAAGGGGTTATTGCCCACGAAGTTGCCCACGTGGACAACGGGGATATGGTAACGATGACCTTGCTGCAAGGCATCGTTAATACATTCGTCATCTTTTTATCCCGGGTGGCCGCGATTATTTTATCGCGATTTGTACGTCCGGAGCTACAGTTTATCGTTCAGTTGGCTGCCATCATCATTTTGCAAATCCTCTTCTCGATTCTCGGAAGCCTTGTCGTCAATGCATATTCTCGCCACCGAGAATTTCACGCGGACCGGGGCGGAGCCGATTTTGCGGGCAAAGATAAAATGACCCATGCCCTTCGGTCGCTGCAAAACTATGCAAACCGTGCACAAGTCGATGATCATACGGATGATTCAGCACTGCAGACGATGAAAATTAATGGGAAAAGAAGCTTTGCTCAATTGTTTTCTACCCACCCGGATCTGCAGGATCGGATCGAGCGATTGGAACAGTCGTAAAACATTGTTTAAAAGGACATGAATTGGCAGCGATGCAAATCGCTGCTTTTTAGTGTCCATCCCCTCTTTATGTTTATAATGCGGACATAAAAATGATGCTTTCCAGGTTTCCAATTCTTCACCCAGCGGTATTAAAGAAGAAATTATCCCTCAAAAGGAAGCCGATCCGTTTCGAAAGGTACAATAAAAGCGTTTTTGACCCTCAAAAAGCGTTCGCCACGTCTCGAAAGGTACAATACATGGAATTTTGTACCTCAAAAGACGATCGATCCGCCGCGAGAGGTACAAATAAAAGAAACTTCACATAAAAGAAAGAATTGGCTCTTTCACTGCACCACCGATCAGTGTTCTTTCCGTTTCGGGGCGCATTATGCATTTTTCCATTTTTTTATCGATGGGCCCATTTCTATTGAAGCACAGCCATACTTTTTATATTCTAATTGAAAAAAGTTCTCAATAATGATTGACGACTGCAACATCAATGCTTATAATGAATATCGAGTTAATTGATAATGATTTTCATTGTTAGTTAAAATAAGAAGGTCAATGTCAAACCTTCCACACTCATTAATCCATACTTACATTGACATTAGAAAAGGGGTCTATAAAACATGAGAAAACAACTACTTGGGATACTTACTGGTGTATCGGTCACTGCTGCTCTTACCGCTTGTGGTGGCGGAGACACTGATGAAGCAGCGGGGGATGAAGGGAGTTCATCAGATGAGGAAATCACCGTTGAACATGACTTGGGGGAAACGAATGTTCCGGAAAATCCGGAAACAGTTGTTTCCTTTGATTTTGGCTTAACGGACTCCATTCGTGAACTAGGTGGAAATATTAGCGGCATACCAAAAGCAGGTACTGTTCCGGAATATCTATCTGAATTAGAAACTGATGAATACGAGGATGTAGGAGATTTATTTGAACCCAACTTTGAGTTGATTAATGAAATGCAACCGGATGTGATTTTTATTTCAGGCCGGACCGCCGACCATTATGAAGAGCTTAGCGAAATTGCCCCAACCGTTTATATGGACATTGATGACGAAGATTAC harbors:
- a CDS encoding YugN family protein, whose amino-acid sequence is MLELRSQISGSQMPLKDLEQKLEPLGFTFGGGWDYDRAYMDYQMVDDNGYHFLRIPFSAAVGGIGNGNATIVLGTPFLLSHRYQSGLDHEGITAYSALWNQFSSSEEKDAYIEQVYIREGVMLVRELEQVLLT
- the yugI gene encoding S1 domain-containing post-transcriptional regulator GSP13, translated to MSVAEYEVGSIVEGKVTGVKPFGAFVALDDKNQGLVHISEVAHGYVKDINDVLAVGEEVKVKVKSVDSDSGKISLSIRATQPAPESGEARRGGGRGPKKQENKNQGFNTLEDKLKDWLKESNEIHADLNKRARK
- a CDS encoding DUF378 domain-containing protein; amino-acid sequence: MSGLQRTALIIAIIGAVNWGLIGFFGFDLVAAIFGGQGAVFARVIYAIVGLAGLYCISLLFLPQEQTQQSPEPQR
- a CDS encoding glucose-6-phosphate isomerase, which produces MSSPVSLNLNYIAPFVADHEWDQLRPAVSEAHRRLHTGNGAGADFLGWMDLPDKGDHEELERIEKTAAGICEHADVFIVIGIGGSSLGAKAVISGLSHSFHSFLQPKKKNGPDILFLGEHFGSDYTAELLEALAGKNVYVNVISKSGTTTEPAIAFRIVKTWMEKTYGKGEAKKRIIATTDREKGALKTMANAEGYETFVVPDDVGGRYSVLTPVGLLPIAVGGISIRDLLAGAREASYEYTEERLSHNQAYQYAAFRYLMYQKGKQIELLSTYEPKLTDFSGWWKQLYGESEGKDGKGLFPASVAFTSDLHSMGQYVQEGRRHLFETVLYIGKSRNKIQIPRSDGDEDGLDFLAGEHLDAINKKAYQGTMLAHTDGSVPNLILEMEQLNAFSMGALIYFFEKACALSGYLLGVNPFDQPGVESYKQNMYALLGKPGHAKRRIELEERLNEWE
- a CDS encoding sodium-dependent transporter; translated protein: MATDRWTSRIGFILAAAGSAIGLGTVWRLPYVAGTEGGGAFFLIFLVLLLTVGTALLLAEFVLGRHTQEGAIRAYKHVAPKGQWQWIGILGMVAAFLLLSFYSVVGGWIIAYLVRSFGGQVTNPPDGDYTALFETITANPWEVGIAHLAFMIMTILVVQQGVRKGIEKASVYMMPALFILFAVLVVRSLTLDGAWEGVVFFLQPDLSAVTGETLLTALGQAFFSLSLGVSVMVTYSSYLGKSENLPRSAWSVVLLTILIAFMAGLVIFPGVFAFDLQPDEGPELIFTILPAVFGEMAFGSLFFTLFMILMLFATLTSAFSLVEIIVKPLIRGKEEKRVKMTWIVGLLIFAMGIPSNLSFGVLADWDVFGDIFFNQVDYLVSNILLPTGAFLISVFVSWRVRKEDLQEEMLRGSNRGIGFFNTWLFTSRYIVPIAILVVFISMI
- the htpX gene encoding protease HtpX, giving the protein MGKRLGLFILTNILVLTTVAIAWSLITTFTNIDGSFQSSDGVLGINVLSLLIFSLLLGFGGSLFSLAISRWVAKKMMRVKVLDPEKNLNRAERAIVEKVHRMARAAGLVHMPEVGVYQSKEVNAFATGPSKKRSLVAVSSGLLQEMDEDAVEGVIAHEVAHVDNGDMVTMTLLQGIVNTFVIFLSRVAAIILSRFVRPELQFIVQLAAIIILQILFSILGSLVVNAYSRHREFHADRGGADFAGKDKMTHALRSLQNYANRAQVDDHTDDSALQTMKINGKRSFAQLFSTHPDLQDRIERLEQS